GGCGTCGCGATCCGCAGGTACCGTGCGGTTGCACCACCCGATCGTTGGTGACCTCGAACTGAACTTTGAGACGCTGAGTCTCCCGGACGACCCCGACCAGATGCTGAGGGTCTATTCCGCGAAGCCCGGCTCGCCGTCGTCGGACGCTTTGACGCTGCTCAGCTTGGGTGACGTGGGCACCAAAGCAAAGGACCGCGAACCCGCCCGCAGAGATGGCAGTTAATGACAATCCGGAGCTCCGGAACTGTCATTAACTGCCATTTCGCGGAGAGGTCATCAGCGCTCCAGGCGGAAACCAAGCTTGATGGTGACCTGCCAGTCGGCCACTGCGCCGTCCTCGAGGTGCCCGCGGATCTCCTTGACCTCAAACCAGTCCAGGTTCCGCAGTGTCTGGGAGGCTGTTGCGATGCCGTTCTTGATCGCGTCGTCAA
This genomic interval from Paenarthrobacter aurescens TC1 contains the following:
- a CDS encoding putative protein of unknown function (DUF1458) (identified by match to protein family HMM PF07311), producing MAGHTYSVSEIVGTSTEGVDDAIKNGIATASQTLRNLDWFEVKEIRGHLEDGAVADWQVTIKLGFRLER